The genomic DNA TGTACCACATATCATACCTAATGGTAAAAAATATTGtaatatcattaataatataGTATAAATAAcatcaatttgtaatatataggGTTGATCATTGATCTGTATTGTGATCTCATTTTTAATTTGATCCAAAtttgtaaaattattaatattgattgttttaatagatgataataataaactccaATCTTCTATACAAAATGTTTCATTATCCCTTTGAACTGTTCTATTTACAATAGGTACAGGTAATGGTATAATTAATGCTAATAACCAtacagttaataataataatatagctTTACGTTGTGTCATTCTTGGTTTTAATGGAAAATATACCAATATAAAACGATCCCATGATATAAGTACATGAGTTAATGCACTAACAAATACACTAACACCTTGTGCATATGGTACAATTTTACATAATGGTTCACCAAGTGGCCAccataaatatataatttctgTAATAACATTCATTGGTATACATAATACAGCCATTAATATATCAGCTAaacttaaattaaataaaaataaacttgttATACTTGATGTACGCATTCCTTTTATATAATTATCGGCTTTCCATTTATGTTTTATAGTGAAATTTGTACGTTTATCATTTGGTATATTATTAGCTAATGTAATAGATCCAGTATAATTACCTTTACTTGTACTTTGTTCATATGGTTTATGTATTGATTTGAATATTACATAACGATGTGTATTTTGTATAATACATGGTTTACCACAACTACATTCATGTTGACTACTTGGACATTCATCAACCCATGGATCcatctgattattattattgttatgatgatgatgatgattgaagGATTTAGATAATGTAGATTTCTTTTTACATcctaatgtatttgtaaaaaatCGAATGATATTACAATAATGAAAACGTAATAATATACATACAATTGTATTACCAACTACAGCTAATATAATTACTATAGCAAATATAATCACTAAAAATGTTATTTCACTTTTAGTAAATGGTaaattattagtagtatcatCTTGGATATCATTAATTGATTCATCCAtaacataacaataataataggatATTGAAAGGTTCTCACAAATaatgattatgtaatcaatcaatgatagtttaattatttaatgaatttttttttaattatttatttaattttttgtaattttcaacaggataataataaattaatgaatttaataatgagGGGATTTTATTCTTCTGAAAGCTTTAATTTAATTGGTTGAAATTGTTCAGTAAATTGCTTCGTatttttaaccaatcaaattgttcgaaaaataaaaattcaaaaattttttttgttttctttttaatcaaTGTTATACAACATCAAAATTTCAATATCATTTAAACAACTCAAATGGTaatcgtaagcaaagatggatagtggttagcagtggaatccaagacgcgtgtttcgtcttatttgggacacATCagctggattctactgctagccactatccatgtttgtttataatgcttgtgaattaaggctatatcaaggcaatacgcatagtatacacatataccgataagagactgaccagttgcagttctaaacatcaatggaaagattcaaacaaacaatactaattgaattcaaatagtagtaattttaaaatttagaacaacacatataagtgaacaatattgttgATTATAATATTGGAAAAGAAGAACTATTAGAAATATATAACCACAAAAAGAAATCCAGCAACTGTTATAAACGTAGGAcacttgttataacgctgggGTTTCTTGTCATAACattcctttcactttttacacgaaTATGgcacgttaatttaccttagatgaatatctacactagattctcacccagtgtctattctagaggacttcaacacaactcaaatcaagaacacgagattagcctgactagaacgtcaatatatttcgaCACCGAATTCCGACACAATCGAACAacaagaacagtcaatcaat from Schistosoma mansoni strain Puerto Rico chromosome 5, complete genome includes the following:
- a CDS encoding putative g-protein coupled receptor fragment — translated: MDESINDIQDDTTNNLPFTKSEITFLVIIFAIVIILAVVGNTIVCILLRFHYCNIIRFFTNTLGCKKKSTLSKSFNHHHHHNNNNNQMDPWVDECPSSQHECSCGKPCIIQNTHRYVIFKSIHKPYEQSTSKGNYTGSITLANNIPNDKRTNFTIKHKWKADNYIKGMRTSSITSLFLFNLSLADILMAVLCIPMNVITEIIYLWWPLGEPLCKIVPYAQGVSVFVSALTHVLISWDRFILVYFPLKPRMTQRKAILLLLTVWLLALIIPLPVPIVNRTVQRDNETFCIEDWSLLLSSIKTININNFTNLDQIKNEITIQINDQPYILQIDVIYTILLMILQYFLPLGMICGTYIAIGIKVIHLQTPGERISIRDQKLTRAKRKRIYEITVVITIKMETIHHREQN